The following DNA comes from Brassica oleracea var. oleracea cultivar TO1000 unplaced genomic scaffold, BOL UnpScaffold01945, whole genome shotgun sequence.
TACCACTTTTGCTTTTCTTCCTCAGTATATTTTTCAGTCTCTTTCTCGGGTTCTTCCACCTCATCCTCCACCATTTCTTTAGCCTCTTCCTCAGGTTCTTCCACCTCTTCCTCCACCATTTTTCCAGCCTCTTCCTCAGGTTCTTCCACCTCTTCTTCCTCAGGTTCTTCCACCTCTTCCTCCACCATTTTTTCAGCTTTTTCGAACAACTTCTCTGGTGTTGTAAGGACTTGTCTCCTCGCGGCTGCTGCCTTAGTCCTACCACGTGGTGGTGTAGGAGTTTTCTCGGTTTCAAATTCAACCTGAGCCTCTATTTCAACCTCTTCTTCAATCTCATTGGCTTCATTCATCTCAACCTCATCTTGAACCTCAACCCGAGCCTCTGTTTCAACatctttttctttgtcttcttcagcttctgctTCAGGTTCaggttctttctcttcctcagaACCTCTATCGTCCTTCTGAGcctct
Coding sequences within:
- the LOC106321544 gene encoding neurofilament heavy polypeptide-like; this translates as KAEEDKEKEDEKESEEEAQKDDRGSEEEKEPEPEAEAEEDKEKDVETEARVEVQDEVEMNEANEIEEEVEIEAQVEFETEKTPTPPRGRTKAAAARRQVLTTPEKLFEKAEKMVEEEVEEPEEEEVEEPEEEAGKMVEEEVEEPEEEAKEMVEDEVEEPEKETEKYTEEEKQKWYMVVYEGSTCETKEAGKGAAKPSGTGVKHRPKQMALRKQAPK